In the candidate division KSB1 bacterium genome, CTCCGTGATCCGTGCTCTCCAATAGGGCACGGGCCTACCGTCGATCATCCATTGCACGGCGCCCTCGCGCGGGATGAGAACCCCGTTGACCCGATCGTAATGGGAAAAGAAGCCTTCCCAGGCAGTTTGCACAGGCTTGCCCTGCACGAAGCGATAGCGCGCGTCTGTGCGCACGGAAGAGATGAGTCCGTCCGTACCGAACTCGAATACAAGCTCCGCCACGAGCTCGCCGTCCCTAAGGGAGGCCAGCGCGTGTCGATCGTCCAGTGCGGTCCAAACAATCCCCTGGCCGGGAAGCAAGGCCGTCGGGTACCAGGGCGTCTCTGCAAGGAAGCGCAGAAGCTCACCCTCAGACAATTCCTTTGAAGGGGGTTGGGAGGCGATGGGAACCAGGCCCAAGAGGCTGGCCTCCAGGAGGCCCTGCCCGGCTACGTAGGCATCCACGACCCGGATAAGCAGAGCCGGAAATACCCTTAGGCGTGCGTTCCACACAAATCCCGGTCTCCGGGTTACGACACGCTGGTCCGACTCGAAGGGAACCCAGCGCGCCTTCTCCTGCCCGAGGTTGAACGTCCCTGCGTGCTTGAGCCTGACGCAGGCGATGATCGATGCGCGTTTGGGGAGCACCAGCCGGAGGTACCGTTGGACCGGCGGGGGCAGGAATTCAAGCTCGCTCCACTCTGCGTTGGGCCGTAGAGGGTGGACCCGATTCGATTCAAGGCGGCTCGTAAGGCTTGCTACCTTTGCCTTCCAGCGCCGCGACCCGCCCACGTTGGCCAAGACGAGGATCCCCACCAGGACCAGAAGGGCCCCGCCAAGTTTCTTCAGCATCTTTGTACCCTCCTTCCCGTGACGTTAGGTACGGGCGGCGGCTTTTTCGGCTCGGGCATTGAGTGTCAGCGAAGAGCGGCCGCCGTGCCCTTGGCCGTGCGCTCCTCGCGCGACCGCAGGTACGCCTGGATCCGATCCAGCCCCCGGCGGATGTTCTCGATGGAGTTGGCGTAGCTAAACCGGATGAATCCTTCCGCGCCAGGGCCGAAATCGATACCGGGAGCGACAGCCACAAGGGCCTGCTCCAGAATCTCGGAGGCCAGCTGGTACGAGTCGGAACAGATGTGCCGGGCATCGGCGAGGATATAGAAGGCGCCTTGGGGCTCGCCGTATACCTTGAATCCGATCTCCCGCAGCCTTTGCAGCATATAGCGACGACGCAGGTCGTAGGTCCGCACGGCCTCATCAAGCTCTGGGTGATGCTCGGTGAGGGCCACCACGCCTGCCCACTGGGCAATCGAACTTGCGCACACGAAGAGATTCTGTTGCAGCTTCTGGATGGGGCGAACAAACTCCTCAGGGGCGATGAGGAATCCCAGTCTCCAGCCGGTCATCGCGTAGTACTTGGAAAAGCCGTTGATGACAAAGGCGCGGTCGGTGAACTCGAGGATCGTATGTTCGCGGGCGCCGTAGACGAGGCCGTGGTAGATTTCGTCGGAGATGAGGAAGGGGCCCATGTTCGTGATCTCGGCGACGGCGCCGAGGGTCTTGGCCGACAGAACCCGACCCGTTGGATTGGCTGGCGAGTTGATGATCACAGCTTTCGTGCGGGAGGTCAGAGCCTCGCGGAGAGCCTCGGGATGAAGATCGAAGCCATCCTCGGGCCAGAGGCGTACAGAGCGTGCGACCGCGCTCACCTGGCGCAGAAAGTTCGGATAGCAGGCGTAGCGCGGGTCTGTGATCACCACCTCGTCGCCTTCGTCGACAAGGGCGCAGAGGGCCAGCAGCAGAGCCGGAGACGTCCCCATCGTTACGATCACCCGGTCCGGCGAGAGCGCCACCCCGTAGCGGCGCTGGTAATGCTCGGCGATGGCTTCCCGGAGCTCAGGGATGCCCAAACTGTGCGTGTAGTGCGTTTTGCCGCTTCGAATGGCTTCGATCCCAGCCTGGCGGATCCTCTCGGGTGTGTCGAAATCGGGCTCGCCGATCTCCAGGTGAATGATGTCTTTGCCCTGCCTCTCCAGCTGCTGGGCTCGCTCCAGCACATCCATTACGATGAACGGAGAAATGCTCCGCGCCTTCTGAGAAACCATGGCCTCCTCCCTACAGCTCTCCAAAAAGTGGCGCCAATATAGCACATTTGGACTTCCGGAGCAAAGTCCTTCTGGCCTCTTCTCATTCGGGCCAGGAGCGATCTCATGGGTCCACCGCAAGCTGGACGTGAGGTAAGTTCAGCCTGCGGACCTACAAGAGGACACGATTTGGTGTCCTTCCCTCGTTCCGGGCGACGATTCTTCCCCGTCTGGCGGCTTGTGTGCGGGAAAAGCATTGCTTTTGAGGGGGTGGATCTTTATATTCCGCGGCGATGAAGACGAGTGTAGCGGTGGTGGTTCCGGCATACCGGTGCCGGGCCCAGGTGGCGAGGGTGGTGGGGGAAGTCAAGCAGGCGTTCCCGGGAGCCGTGACCATTGTAGTGGACGACGGTTCCGGTGACGGCACTGGGGAAGCGGCCCAAAAAGCCGGAGCCTACGTTCTTTCTCACGCGCGGAACCAGGGGAAGGGAGTCGCGGTCCGCACGGGCCTCGCGGAGGCAGTGCGCAGGGGCGCAGAAATCATCGTTACGCTCGACGGAGATGGACAGCACCGTGCGGAGGATGCTGCCCGCCTGGCAGCGC is a window encoding:
- a CDS encoding pyridoxal phosphate-dependent aminotransferase; translation: MVSQKARSISPFIVMDVLERAQQLERQGKDIIHLEIGEPDFDTPERIRQAGIEAIRSGKTHYTHSLGIPELREAIAEHYQRRYGVALSPDRVIVTMGTSPALLLALCALVDEGDEVVITDPRYACYPNFLRQVSAVARSVRLWPEDGFDLHPEALREALTSRTKAVIINSPANPTGRVLSAKTLGAVAEITNMGPFLISDEIYHGLVYGAREHTILEFTDRAFVINGFSKYYAMTGWRLGFLIAPEEFVRPIQKLQQNLFVCASSIAQWAGVVALTEHHPELDEAVRTYDLRRRYMLQRLREIGFKVYGEPQGAFYILADARHICSDSYQLASEILEQALVAVAPGIDFGPGAEGFIRFSYANSIENIRRGLDRIQAYLRSREERTAKGTAAALR